The following proteins are encoded in a genomic region of Chaetodon auriga isolate fChaAug3 chromosome 8, fChaAug3.hap1, whole genome shotgun sequence:
- the pde11al gene encoding dual 3',5'-cyclic-AMP and -GMP phosphodiesterase 11A gives MTTFDFSDIEAFLDCHPDLFEEYLVRKAKCDQVSRWLKEHQPSKVSTAEERRGAARDPLWPTNPDGLRRRSSHMELRRNFARSKATTTHRTYDEHVSLSEHESQSSMRRRALLRKASSLPPTTAHILSALLESRVNVPQYASSAIDYKYRLKETNEREFFLELVKDISNDLDLTNLSYKILINVCILVDADRCSLFLVEGPAHKRTLVSKFFDVHSGTTVRPSSSTLNSNEVQVPWGKGIIGYVAEHGETVNISNAYEDHRFSDEIDKLTGYKTQSILCMTICNSDGEVIGVVQAINKNPMGTPFTEDDEKVLQMYLPFCGISISNAKLFSESRKEYERSRALLEVVNDLFEEQTDLEKIVRKIMQRALTLLQCERCSVLLLEDIDSPVVKFSKTFELMSPLCNMDHDISMEKLSCSDWLINNSIAELVASTGLPVNISDVCQDPRFDAEADQASGFHIRSVLCVPIWNRTHQIIGVAQILNRLDRKTFNDADQRLFEAFVIFCGLGINNTMMYNQVKKTWAKQSVALDMLSYHATCSKVEVDRLKAAKIPLSSELGIDEFHFNDFSLDNDAMITASLRMFLELGVVQKFKIDYEVLCRWLLTVRKNYRTVAYHNWRHAFNVSQCMFVMITTASFQDVLSDAEILALMVGCLCHDLDHRGTNNAFQAKTGSALALLYGTSATLEHHHFNHAVMILQSEGHNIFASLCSKEYSNMMQLLKQAILSTDLTLHFERRTKFFECVLSGKFSWTDEGHREVLRSMLMTACDLGAVTRPWKISKQVAELVTSEFFEQGDRERSELKLTPAAIFDRNRKDELPALQLEWIDGICKPLYQALLKLNRKLQPMVDGIDANRNKWQDLCSSYQQTRRASLPNQSADLDHSPEPREDKETNQHSDSTETLKLVENTKFESKCSHDASCRVNKGSCDDKPASTGNITSARKK, from the exons ATGACAACGTTTGACTTCTCGGATATAGAGGCGTTTTTGGACTGCCACCCAGATCTCTTCGAGGAGTACCTCGTTCGGAAGGCGAAATGTGATCAGGTAAGCAGATGGTTGAAGGAGCATCAGCCGTCGAAAGTGTCCACAGCCGAGGAGAGGCGCGGCGCTGCCAGGGACCCGCTTTGGCCGACCAACCCGGACGGGCTCCGGCGCAGATCGTCCCACATGGAGCTGCGACGGAACTTCGCCCGGTCCAAAGCCACCACCACACACCGGACCTACGACGAGCATGTGAGCCTGAGCGAACACGAGTCGCAGTCCAGCATGAGGCGCCGTGCGCTCCTGCGTAAAGCCAGCTCTCTGCCTCCGACCACCGCGCACATCCTGAGCGCTCTGCTGGAGTCCAGGGTCAACGTGCCCCAATACGCGTCCAGCGCCATCGACTACAAATACAGGCTTAAGGAAACCAACGAGAGGGAGTTTTTCTTAGAGTTAGTGAAGGACATCTCCAACGACTTGGACCTGACAAACCTCAGTTATAAGATCCTGATCAACGTGTGTATCCTGGTGGATGCAGACAGGTGTTCGCTTTTCCTTGTGGAGGGACCCGCGCACAAGAGGACACTGGTGTCCAAGTTCTTTGATGTGCACTCAGGCACCACTGTCAGACCATCCTCAAGCACACTGAACTCCAATGAAGTGCAGGTGCCGTGGGGAAAGGGTATCATTGGTTATGTGGCAGAGCACGGAGAAACTGTAAACATCTCAAACGCATATGAG GATCACCGCTTCAGTGATGAGATAGACAAGTTAACAGGCTACAAGACTCAGTCCATCCTCTGTATGACCATCTGTAACAGCGATGGAGAAGTCATCGGTGTCGTACAAGCAATCAACAAAAATCCCATGGGCACCCCGTTTACTGAGGATGATGAGAAG GTACTGCAGATGTATCTGCCATTCTGTGGAATATCGATTTCCAATGCCAAGTTGTTTTCAGAGTCTCGCAAGGAGTATGAAAGGAGCAGG GCCCTGCTGGAGGTGGTCAACGACCTGTTTGAGGAGCAGACTGACCTGGAGAAGATTGTCAGGAAGATCATGCAGCGAGCGCTGaccctgctgcagtgtgagcgCTGCTCCGTGCTTCTCCTCGAAGACATCGACTCTCCT GTCGTCAAGTTCTCCAAGACGTTTGAGCTCATGTCTCCGCTGTGCAACATGGACCATGACATCAG CATGGAGAAGCTATcatgctctgattggctgatcaaTAACAGCATTGCTGAGCTGGTTGCTTCCACTGGACTGCCTGTTAACATCAGCGACGTGTGTCAGGACCCACGCTTTGATGCTGAG GCGGATCAGGCCTCAGGGTTTCACATCAGATCAGTGTTATGTGTCCCCATCTGGAATCGAACTCATCAGATAATTG GCGTCGCACAAATTCTCAATCGCCTGGACAGGAAGACCTTCAATGACGCAGATCAGAGGCTGTTTGAG gCATTTGTGATATTCTGTGGACTTGGAATCAACAACACTATGATGTACAATCAAGTTAAGAAGACATGGGCCAAGCAGTCAGTAGCACTGGAT atgttgTCCTACCATGCAACCTGCTCCAAGGTAGAAGTTGACCGACTCAAG GCAGCTAAGATCCCCCTGAGCAGTGAGTTAGGCATCGATGAGTTTCACTTCAACGACTTCTCTTTGGACAATGACGCCATGATCACCGCGTCACTGCGGATGTTTCTGGAACTTGGCGTTGTCCAAAAGTTTAAAATTGACTATGAG GTTTTGTGCCGCTGGCTTCTGACTGTGAGGAAAAACTATCGAACTGTGGCATATCATAACTGGAGGCATGCCTTCAATGTGTCGCAGTGCATGTTTGTCATGATCACA ACAGCCAGTTTCCAGGATGTCCTGTCAGACGCAGAGATACTGGCACTGATGGTCGGTTGTCTGTGTCATGACTTGGACCACAGAGGAACCAACAACGCATTTCAAGCCAA GACAGGTTCTGCTCTGGCTCTGCTCTATGGAACGTCAGCCACTCTGGAGCATCATCACTTCAACCATGCAGTCATGATCCTACAAAGCGAG GGTCACAATATCTTTGCAAGCCTCTGCTCTAAAGAGTATAGCAACATGATGCAACTATTGAAGCAGGCAATTCTCTCCACAGACCTTACGTTGCACTTTGA GCGCAGAACCAAGTTCTTTGAGTGTGTTCTGTCTGGAAAATTCAGCTGGACAGATGAAGGACACAGAGaagttctcag GTCCATGCTGATGACAGCGTGCGATCTGGGTGCCGTTACTCGTCCTTGGAAGATATCCAAACAG GTTGCAGAGCTGGTGACGAGTGAATTCTTTGAAcaaggtgacagagagaggtCTGAGCTGAAGTTGACCCCGGCG GCCATATTTGACCGCAATCGCAAAGATGAACTACCTGCCTTACAGCTGGAGTGGATAGATGGGATATGTAAACCCCTTTATCAG GCACTGCTGAAGCTGAACAGGAAGTTGCAGCCGATGGTTGATGGGATAGATGCCAATCGAAATAAATGGCAGGACCTCTGCTCGTCCTATCAGCAGACCCGCAGAGCCTCGCTGCCCAATCAGAG